DNA from Thermococcus argininiproducens:
ATAAGGATCCACTAATATCTCAAAAATTTCTCCATGTGTTTTCAATCGAGCTATCACTGCTTTGTCGAGACTTACTGGCATTATCAACCACCTCAGTAGTTGCTATCCAATTCACTATAGTCCTCCTCTTTCTCTGGGACTTCTTCTGCCTCAGCTTCCTTTAAAGCCTCTTCAAGACATTTGGCTACTTTTTCTGGACTTATTTTCTTGAATCTTTTCTCTTCCACTGTAATCACTGCAACTTCAATGTTCTCTGGAGTGGGTTCTTCCATTATCTTTGAAAGTGCCAAAACTGCTAGCTTAATAGCCTCTTCAAGAGTCATATCATCCTTGTATTTTTCCTCAAAAATCGCCATTGCAGTGTTTCTGCCACTTCCTATTGCCACAGCTTTCCATTCAAAATAAGCCCCACTTGGATCGGTTTCAAATAACTCTGGCTTTTCATTTACACCTGCCATTAAAAGAGCTGCACCAAAGGGTCTAACACCACCATATTGGGTGTGCATCTGCTTTAAGTCACATATCTTTTTAACAAGAACTGTTAGCGGGACGGGCTCACCATAGGTTAACCGATGAATTTGAGCTTCTAAACGAGCTCTATCCACAAGAACTCTAGCATCAGCTATTATACCGCTTGAAGCCGCTGCTATGTGTTCATCAATTTGGAAGATCTTTTCATAACTCTCTGGTTCTATGAGTTTACTCGTGACTCTCTTTTCTACAGCTAAAACGACACCATCTTTACACTTCACTCCTACTGCAGTAGCGCCCCTCTTAACAGCCTCTCTTGCATATTGGACCTGGAAAAGCCTTCCATCAGGACTGAAAACTGTTATTGCCCTATCATACCCGGCTTGTGGCGGTACAAATGCCATTTTCCATCACCTCTAAAGTTATCGTAATCTGGTTATGTTAGAGATTTCTTCACTCCCTTTATATACTCTCCGATTTTAGATATTTTAAGTGAAGATAATTAAATTTTTTCCCATCTTTCATTTCCATCCGAACTCTCGCAAGAATTTGATTTTAAGTCTTTTTATAGTACCCGAAACACCAAGACTTCTTATAATAGCTTTAGAATCATTTATTTCAGTCACCAAGGAGAATGCAAAGCGAAGCTCTTCAACATATTCTCTATCACACCTAACAATACCTGTTTGAGTTTTTTCATTAAATTTTATAAACCAAGGTTTTGTTCTTGCTGTCCCAAGTTCCCCTAGAGTTCTGAGGGCAGCATCCCATATTGCTCTCTTTATTTCATCTTTTTTGAAGGGTCTTTCTCCAATAACCTGGAACGCTATATACCGATACTTGTCCCTTAGTGTTGGAGGTAATGTTCTAGGTTTCTCTCTCATAGCAGAAATCACTTCGCATAGAGATTTATTAAATTATCTCAAGTTTTTTATATATAGATGACAAACTCCCAATTGATGAGACGAGGTATTGCAGAACTTCCCCTACACGGGGGGCATGTCCCCAGATGGCTTGCCCTAAGGATGAAAAGACTGGCCAACATTATGATAAAGCTTCTTATAGATGAATATGGCACTCAGGGTGTTCTTGAAAGGTTAGCAGACCCTATATGGTTCCAAGCGCTTAACAATCTAATTGGAATGGATTGGGATTCTTCAGGAAGCACTACAGTTACAGCAGGTATTCTAAAAGAAATTCTTTCAAAAGAAGAGTTAGGGATAAAAGCTGCTGGTGGAAAAGGGGCAAAAAGCAGAAATACTCCACACGAACTTGAGCAAATAAGCAAAGTCTATGATCTAAATCCCAACGAATACATAAGAACATCAAAACTCGTTGCCAAAGTTGATAGTGTTGCTCTCCAGAATGGATATCAACTTTATCATCATGTCTTTTTTGTAGACCAAGAGGGAAGATGGGCTATAGTACAACAGGGTATGAATCCCCAAGTCAAACTTGCTCGGCGATATCACTGGTTCTCTGAAAAAATCAAGTCATTTACTTTAGAGCCACACAACGGAATAAGCGGAATACAAAGTAACTATGCCCTTAACACTATTGCCAAAGAAGCAAAAGAATACCAAAAGACCCTTTTAGATATAATCTCCGAAAATCCCACTAAAATCGAACGTGAAATAAAGAGCGTAGAAGCCCTCACAAAGGGATATGCTCCTTTGTTTTATAAACCGTATGAAAAGAGAAAAGTTGTACCCCTATTTGAGAGATATCAAAGCTTCGGCAAACTCGAACTTAATAAAAGAGCCCTTGAATTAGCAAGAGAACTAAGCGTAGATAATTATGATGAGTTACTCCTCATAAAAGGTCTTGGCCCAAGTACACTACGAGCTTTGTCTTTGGTTCTTGAATTAATTTACGATGTTCACCCCTCTTGGAAGGATCCTGTTACTCATCCTCCGGATCCGTTCAAGTTCGCTTATGCCGTTGGAGGGAAAGATAGAGTTCCATTTCCAATTGAAAGGGGTACTTATGACGAGTTAATATCTTTTCTCGAAAAGCTCCTAGACAAAGGAAAAAACGATAGGGAAGTCGTTAAACAAGTAACAAAAATCAGTCGAAAGTGGAAATTCCCAGAAAAGGAAAAACGACCCACTTAAATTAACATAATAATGAAGCATTTTAATACGACTTCTTAGACGAAAAAAGCATGTGCAACCTCTTATGAATTAATGCAAACTCCAACAATATTTTCTGATCTATTGAGTATCTTTAAAGTAACCTTAGCTCAACAAAATTATCAATAACCGCAATAATCGTGAACAAAGTGAAAAAGAGCACTAAAAGAGTTTAATGAATTGTTCTTTTGACATTTTTATTCTGTAATGGCGTGGTATAAACGCTGGAAGCACAGATTTAGGCACTAAAATAGTCTCCTCTAAACCCGATGGACCCACATGAGAAACAAATTCTATAACTTGATCGCTCAGGCTAAAAAGCCAAGCAGTGACATGTTCCGGAACAGCGCTCGCATTTAGGAGTGTTATCGCAACAATCTTAAGAGCATTTAAAGGTTCCTTCTCCAAACTCGCAGTTGATGCTCTGACTATCTTGTCCATCATGTTATAACCAAACTCATGATAGGTTCCCTCCATAGTAGCTACAAGACCCACTACCAATACATCTTTGGGAATTCTAGAACTCAATCTCTTATACACATTAATCAATTTTGCAATACCAGTTTCATCACTCCAATCAGGTATTTGGATTATATATGGCTTTTTAGAGGGAATTCCATACTTAGAACCAAAAAGATCAATTACATAAAGTTTCCCATCCTCTCCAGCTTTGTGAAGATCAAAACCTGCGCATTCCAACCTTAACTCAAGCTTTGAGACTGGCAGTGCTGTGTTAAGAATAACTCCAATCGCACCCTTCTCTATCAAACTTTTGAGTATCTTTAAACCCAATATCCATCCTAATGACCTCTTGTCATACACTATTAACAAGTTTCCTCTCTCAATAATTCCACCACCCAAAATAGCATCTATATCATCCAATCCAGTCTTCACGACCTTCATGATTAACCCACCAACTAGAACTTTTCTCTTAAAATTAAAAAAGTTTTATCTTCACACATCCACTCCAACAAATAGAGAAGGATAAACAAAATGAAAGGATAGTAAAGGTGGAGTAGACTGAGATTATTAAAAATGAAAAAAGTTTCCCAACTTTTCCATTGCTTTGGTTAGTGCTATACATTAATTTACACTGCTAACAAATTTAAAAGCCTTCAAGTCCTCTATTTCATAGAATGGGAGGTTTATTACTAACAGATTTCTTATTTGGGCTTTAACATTCTCGACTCTTACGAATAAGCTCTCAAAATAGTCCCCTGAGAAGGTGAAAATGATGAAGATACTGTCTAATCTTTTTGGTGGGCCCGCGGGGATTCGAACCCCGGACCTCCACCTCGTAAGGGTGGCGTCATAACCATCTAGACCACGGGCCCGCCCAAAGCATTAAAGTCAAAGTCCAAATATAAATCTTTCGCTTAAAACTTGTGTCTTCAACTCACTTTTCATGCCCAGGAAAATGTTTTTCAGAGGATAAAACCTAAGATTTATAAGGGTTCTAAAATATTCCCAAGCGAGGCGAGATCGGTGGAACGAGAGATCACCGAAGAAAAACTGAAGAAATATTTTGAAATCACAAGAAAAGCTCTTGAAACGCTCGAAATAGCAGTACATGAAAAAAGCACTCTTTTTGCTGTGGCGCAAGACTTTTTAACTATGGCAAAAAGCTATTATAGCGATGCTGAATACTACTACAAAAAAGGAGATTATGTAACAGCATTCGCTGCTTTAAACTATGCGCATGGCTTTATCGATGCAGGAGTAAGACTGGGAGTATTTAAAGGAGAAGACGACAGATTATTTGCATTCGGGTGAGGAAAATGGGAGATTATGTAGTTATCCTTGAGGCTCCAATAATAGTGAGAGAAGTTGAAAGTCCAGACGATGCAATAAATGTTGCGGTTTCAAAAGTAGCAAAAGCATTAAATAAGGAGAAACTAGACTTTGTAAGGGTGGAAATAGGCTACTCTCAATGTCCAGTGTGTGGTTCCCCGTTTGAGAGTGCTTTTGTTATTGGAAATATAGGTCTTGTTGGAATTTATTTAACTTTAAAAGTTTTCAATGCTCAAAGTCTTGAACATGCAGAGAGGATAGCCAAAGCGGTTGTTGGAAAAGCTCTAAAGAAAGTGCCATTAAAAGTTTTTGAGATAAAAGAGCTCCACAATGGGAAAAAAGAAGTTGGGATCGAGCTTAATAACAATAATACTCTCTAGATCCCCATTTGTATTCCCCACTTTTTTGAGGGGGTTTATAATTTGGATTTTATTGTTTTTAGATTTTTCTAAACAAAACTTTTAAGCTTCTTTGTGACAACAGACAACATAACTTTTGGAGGTTTAAACATGGCAAAGTTTATCTTTGTAACAGGTGGTGTAGTTAGTGGTCTTGGAAAAGGGATAACGAGTGCTTCACTTGGAATGCTTATGGAGTCCAGAGGACTAAAAACCACAAACATAAAGATAGACCCCTATCTCAACTATGATGCTGGAACTATGAGTCCCTACCAGCACGGAGAGGTCTTTGTTCTTGATGATGGTGGTGAAGTTGATCTAGATCTAGGAAATTATGAGAGATTTCTGGATACAAATCTAACTTTTGAACATAATATTACCACAGGTAAGGTTTACTCTGCCGTTATAGAGAAGGAAAGAAGAGGAGACTATCTAGGTGCCACTGTCCAAGTCATTCCTCATATCACCAATGAGATAAAAGAGCGTATAAGGAAGATAGCAGAGGAGTACGACATTGTTGTTGTAGAAATCGGAGGAACTGTGGGTGATATAGAAAGCATGCCTTTCCTCGAGGCTGCAAGACAAATGCAACTCGAAGAGGGAAGAGACAATGTAGCATTTGTCCATGTAACTTACGTGCCAAAGCTTAAAGTCGTGGGAGAACAAAAAACCAAACCCACACAACACAGCGTTAAAGAACTCCGCTCACTAGGAATTCAACCCGATGCAATAATAGCAAGGAGTGAAGATCCCCTTGAGGAGGGAGCTAGGAGAAAGATAAGTCTCTTTACAAATGTACCTGAAGAGGCCGTGATAAGTGCTTACGATGTTGAAGACACATACGAAGTACCATTACTCCTTGAAAGAGAAGGTTTGGGAAGATATCTCACAAAGAGACTTGGCCTTGAAGAGAAGGAACCGGACCTAAAGGCCTGGGAGGAAATGGTAAAGAAGTATAAGAACTTGAAAGAAGAAGTAGAGATAGGAATTGTTGGTAAATATGTTAAGCTAGCTGATTCTTACTTAAGCATTAAAGAGGCACTAAAACATTCAAGCATAGCAAATGAAGTTAAGGTAAAAATAAGATGGATTGAAGCTGAAGACCTCGAGAAAGAAGGATTCAAACTTCTAGA
Protein-coding regions in this window:
- the psmA gene encoding archaeal proteasome endopeptidase complex subunit alpha, which produces MAFVPPQAGYDRAITVFSPDGRLFQVQYAREAVKRGATAVGVKCKDGVVLAVEKRVTSKLIEPESYEKIFQIDEHIAAASSGIIADARVLVDRARLEAQIHRLTYGEPVPLTVLVKKICDLKQMHTQYGGVRPFGAALLMAGVNEKPELFETDPSGAYFEWKAVAIGSGRNTAMAIFEEKYKDDMTLEEAIKLAVLALSKIMEEPTPENIEVAVITVEEKRFKKISPEKVAKCLEEALKEAEAEEVPEKEEDYSELDSNY
- a CDS encoding ribonuclease P protein component 2, with product MREKPRTLPPTLRDKYRYIAFQVIGERPFKKDEIKRAIWDAALRTLGELGTARTKPWFIKFNEKTQTGIVRCDREYVEELRFAFSLVTEINDSKAIIRSLGVSGTIKRLKIKFLREFGWK
- a CDS encoding DUF763 domain-containing protein, producing MMRRGIAELPLHGGHVPRWLALRMKRLANIMIKLLIDEYGTQGVLERLADPIWFQALNNLIGMDWDSSGSTTVTAGILKEILSKEELGIKAAGGKGAKSRNTPHELEQISKVYDLNPNEYIRTSKLVAKVDSVALQNGYQLYHHVFFVDQEGRWAIVQQGMNPQVKLARRYHWFSEKIKSFTLEPHNGISGIQSNYALNTIAKEAKEYQKTLLDIISENPTKIEREIKSVEALTKGYAPLFYKPYEKRKVVPLFERYQSFGKLELNKRALELARELSVDNYDELLLIKGLGPSTLRALSLVLELIYDVHPSWKDPVTHPPDPFKFAYAVGGKDRVPFPIERGTYDELISFLEKLLDKGKNDREVVKQVTKISRKWKFPEKEKRPT
- a CDS encoding ATPase domain-containing protein, encoding MKVVKTGLDDIDAILGGGIIERGNLLIVYDKRSLGWILGLKILKSLIEKGAIGVILNTALPVSKLELRLECAGFDLHKAGEDGKLYVIDLFGSKYGIPSKKPYIIQIPDWSDETGIAKLINVYKRLSSRIPKDVLVVGLVATMEGTYHEFGYNMMDKIVRASTASLEKEPLNALKIVAITLLNASAVPEHVTAWLFSLSDQVIEFVSHVGPSGLEETILVPKSVLPAFIPRHYRIKMSKEQFIKLF
- a CDS encoding DUF357 domain-containing protein yields the protein MEREITEEKLKKYFEITRKALETLEIAVHEKSTLFAVAQDFLTMAKSYYSDAEYYYKKGDYVTAFAALNYAHGFIDAGVRLGVFKGEDDRLFAFG
- a CDS encoding DUF555 domain-containing protein, whose product is MGDYVVILEAPIIVREVESPDDAINVAVSKVAKALNKEKLDFVRVEIGYSQCPVCGSPFESAFVIGNIGLVGIYLTLKVFNAQSLEHAERIAKAVVGKALKKVPLKVFEIKELHNGKKEVGIELNNNNTL
- the pyrG gene encoding glutamine hydrolyzing CTP synthase, whose translation is MAKFIFVTGGVVSGLGKGITSASLGMLMESRGLKTTNIKIDPYLNYDAGTMSPYQHGEVFVLDDGGEVDLDLGNYERFLDTNLTFEHNITTGKVYSAVIEKERRGDYLGATVQVIPHITNEIKERIRKIAEEYDIVVVEIGGTVGDIESMPFLEAARQMQLEEGRDNVAFVHVTYVPKLKVVGEQKTKPTQHSVKELRSLGIQPDAIIARSEDPLEEGARRKISLFTNVPEEAVISAYDVEDTYEVPLLLEREGLGRYLTKRLGLEEKEPDLKAWEEMVKKYKNLKEEVEIGIVGKYVKLADSYLSIKEALKHSSIANEVKVKIRWIEAEDLEKEGFKLLEGVDGIIVPGGFGARGSEGKIMAVKYARENDIPFLGICFGFQLTVVEFARHVLGLEEANSTEINPQTPYPVVDLLPEQREIDKLGGTMRLGAYPVKIKEGTLAHKLYGKELIYERHRHRWEVNPEFVREFERAGLVFSGISADDKRRMEILELPTNSYFIATQFHPEFKSRPMRPAPVFKGLVKAAKEKRYG